The DNA window GAGGTCCAAGATGAAGACAAACAAATTTCTAAGCCAGTCCATGAGTTCGTTTCGTTTAAGAACTTGTCATCTGACAAATACTCCAACACACCACAAGGTAACTTCGGATCCCAACGATATACCAACATGACAAATGATTTACGAAGTTTTAACTAACATCACATTCAATTTTTAGATATCATAGGAGTAGCTGTCAAGATAAACCCAACAAAAGTGGTGAACACAGTGTATGGACAGCGAACCATACAAGAAATTTATCTAATCGATGAcaggtatatataatataacatacaaatatataatgATAATCTTCATTGGAGCACTCATAATAATTtcatatggatttaaaattatgatacaTAGCAAAACTAATAATTACCATTACTATTTTCAATTACAGTTGTAGCTTCCACCCGATATGTTTAACTCTGTGGGGTGCTTTGGTACAAGATATTAGTGAAAAATTGTCTGAAGTTACTGGAAACAACCCAATAATAATGGGAACAAAGATGATTGTTCAAACTAAGAGAGGTACTTATATACTAACTACCACCGTATATATTTCTATCAATTTCGTACATTTAAATAtgctgaaaatattattttcctacAGGACTGTCGTTGTCAAGCCGTGAATCAagtacaatcgaaatcaatccTGATAATTACGAAGCAACTACTCTTCATCAATGGTACGACTCTTAAACAAATTGATTTACCttcattaaatatcattttttgattaaataatattgattgTTTATTACTTTAATAAGTAAGCTAACATTTAAATTACAATGTCAAGGGCTGAAAATAACAAAGCAGACATAAATAATATTACTATTCAAGCACCTACATTTCAGTATTCTCCAAATTCATCTGCTGCAAAACGAGAATATGTTAAGAACAACGAAGTTACCGATTTGGTAAAACAATTAAAACCAACTCaggtaaaaagaaaatatatagtactaattaatacttttaaatgtataatatatattgcttagtaattactaattactATCTTGAGACATCACCAATAATGTACTATTATTGCTTAGTAATATATTTATGATTGCGACATATATATTCCGTTGTTTCTTTGGCAGAGATTTTGATCATATTTCACATTACTTGTTAGTGGTTATTATATTTAACAGCctagaacaagaaaaataaatttatatattcgaTTGTCATTGCTcccattttattataaatttatttgttttatgtgttttaagaggttaataatattgaattaattaaaagtcattgattttttttgtaattaatatacacaaaaaattaattaaaaatcattgatttttttgtaCTTAATATAATATTGAATTCTATTAcatatgtagtttttttttttttttttttttttttttttttttgcagaaaGCATATTATTGGATTGAAGCTgaaatcatattaaaaaatatcaaccaaGATTTTTATTACATGTCGTGTGATTTTTGTAATAAGAAACTTATGTTCTACAACGACAACGAAGAAACAGATTGTGAAAATCCAAAATGCGGAAAAAGATGTCTTCCTACACCACGGTAAGCACAGTATaactaaattaatatttgaacttctTGCATATTCATACTAACCGTTACATATTCTGTATAAATTATTAGTGCAAGGACATATGTACAACTCGACGATGGTACAGAGTTGCTAGATGCTGTGATGTTCGGTGATGTTGCAGAAAACATATTCTCATGTACTGCAGTTCAATTAAGATCATATTCGGACGAGgtaactataaaaaaataaatatgtaaaaattatacattttcgtacatagaaatacattaaaacttataactaatcatttttttttacagaaacatAAGTTGTTTGTCCAAAAAACTACGAAGCAATTATCAGCCAAAAAATGGAGAATTCAGTTGTACGTAGATGCAAACCGAACAATGACTTCAAAGTACAATCAGTTCACCATTCAAGCAGTTGAACCAATGGAAGATTAGGAAGaagttacctttttttttttttttgttacagtaattttattttatttagtgttgAGACTTTTCTTGCTGCTGAGcttgtttttctttctcttgacttgttatttatggatttacATGGAGTAGTGTATGCAAGTATTTCATATACCCAATTTTctaaaagtaaataataagtattattttattatgatttatatatacctaattatattttaccaaccaattataatagcacaaatattaatttgataaaacaaattattcgtATGATCATACATTTACATACAATCTAAataagaagaaataaaaaaaaaaaataactaaactttACCTAAAACTAATCTTTACGTGCCTCGGCACGTAACTcctacctagtatatatatatacatatatatatatatatatatatatatatatactagaacaCACTTCACTTGTACACTCAAGTTATCACTCAGCTCATCATGCACCACCAAAGAACCAACTCCCTTATTTATACTACTCAAAGGATAGTATATTATTATGCTAGAATGTTCTAGCAAAATGACATAATTATAGCTTAAAACTTTTTTGAAAGTTTGTATGACTATTAACTctctataattttatataattctataatattactaaaataataaaaaattctacATACTTATAAATAAAGTGTTGATCTTTTTTGTCAatgctttttttcttttttgtcctTTTTAATTTGCTTTTAGATGACTTgactttaataataataataataataataataataataataataataataatatatatatatataaatatatgtgcaGGGTAGCATGTATGGGATTATTTTATTATGGGCTGAGAGATACAACAGCTACTTATGCAACAAATTTCCTCAACTTAGTTCCGATTGTCACCTTTGTCTTATCAATCCTACTCAGGTAAGATCATTACATAAatatctgtatatatatatgtataatgtgTAATTAATTAAGACTTTTGTTTTGTGTAGGTTAGAGAGGTTGAATCTACATACAAAAGGAGGTAAAATGAAATGTATTGGGGCATTAATGTGTGTAAGTGGAGCACTTACAAGTGGTCTTTACAAAGGAAAATCGTACCAAATTGATaagtcatcatcatcataatcaTACTTCAAATCATTCCCATATCACTTACAATTGGCCACTTGGCACTCTCATGTTGGTTGGTGGTTGCTTCTCCTATTCTGCATGGTTCCTCGTACAAGTATGCACTTTTATTATGCACTTTTATTATTAAGAGGATTGCTATTAGGCATGGTGCCTAccaccttctcgacatgtcacgttgtgattggctagcgatacttccTAAAAAgtgttatattaaattatgtgggacccgatacttagttagaccaatagcgatatggTGCCCTTTAGTATTTCTCTATTATTAAATATGGTGTCGTTTAGtaaaacttttgttttttaatttttaatcataaaataaaagtaaaaattttgtttttgaaaaataaaaatgcattcggtaaccatttttatttttcaattttaaaaacaaaaataaaaataaaaatgtgtactgtaaaatttatttttattttttgattttatttcaaGCGAGTCTAAGTTCGGGATCGGATTTTAGGTCAGAGGTCGGGTTCAACGCCAAGGCCGTGGGGAGGAATTTAGGTCCGAGTTTGGTTagaatctaaaatattaattaagaaaaaaaaactgtttaaaaaaaattgaaagtgattttgttttgtttttaaagttttgatttttaatcaaaaaattaaaaagtgaaaacaggtttatagaacatgtttttgaaaaatatttttatttttttaattttaaaaacaaaaactgattaaaaaagtgttactaaaTGCAGCctatataaactaaataattaaaccaCGCTTGTtgcttaatatttttattaatattaattaagtgGTATAACAATAGGAAATATGATATTgtgatattataatttaaaaaaaaagtaacatgttacaattttaaaaatacaatttagtattttacaaaatatatagaaaCTAGAAAGATATGgttatttttaacaaataaaaaaatagaattaacatagaaattatgtgtattaatttaaaattaattagaagaAAAAGATAACAATTCAACcaaaatttagaaaaagaaaaaaaactattaattaGCTACTTGTGAACAaattttaactataaatattaattttaaaaatattaaatcattagATTTTGGCCCGATagcaaataataaaagagaaatttgaatttttatgcttaatttaactacttaattaaagaaaatatcaaaaaatatctttttttacgctatatcaaaaatatatttatatgaaaaaatatttaagtcaaattaaacttttttttatcacttttttgtcaaaaaccttttttttattattttttttttcagctgaTGGACCAATCTCAGtccatataatgtaaaaatgagaaatttttctaattaattaaaaaaattaatcataaaaattcaaaatttcctaATATCACCCATTAAGAGAagagagattgaaaaaaaaatgacatataaaTTGTCACATGACAAATTGTGTGTTTTccattatatatattgattgatatatatatatatgtttttttcatTAATAAGAAGAATACTTACTTACAATTGACtctaaattatgtttttatgtGTTACAAAACACAGGTTAAGTTGAAGCAAATATTTCCATATAAATATTGGGCAACTCTATTGACATGTCTTACTGAGTTGTGCAATCTGTGGTAATTGGTTTGTGTATAGATAGAAGTGTAGGTTCATGGAGATTAGGCTGGAATCTACAACTCCTTACAATAGTTTACTCAGTaagcttatttattaattcatgTCCTAATTTGATTTTGACTTTTTGGTGTGAAATCTGCCtaataacattattatataaTCTAATTTTATAGGGGGCACTTGGTACAGCCGTCACATTTTGCTTACTGACGTGGGCAATCTCAATTAAAGGAGCCACTTATCCCTCTATGTTCAACTCACTCGGTCTCATTTTTGTATCCCTATCTGAGGCTGTTATACTCGGTGTGGCCATAACAACAGAAATGTAAGTATTTTTATCGTGTCTTATTTTGTGTCTTAATagatttattgtgtttttaaacGGAATATACCaaattaaaagttaaattttaaaaaagatttatATTACTATATATTTTAAGAGTTACAtcctttcaaaaataataataaaaaaaagacatCTACTCATGATAGACACTATTTGCAAAGCCTAACCCTCAtaagtttatatataaatacctGATTTTTTGTACATGGCTTTAGGATTTTAGGTGGATGGAgacccatatatatatgtaataagaatgtgaattaaattctaatatttCTTAAAGTCACTTTAAATAACCATGGTGTGAAAATTATAGAGTAAATAATTCTTACctattatataaatatctatACAACACATTTTGTTATGTGGTaacaattttattatattttagtatattttgtTTATATCTTTTCAATGGAGGTGCATCCTCTCATAAAAGATGTAATCATTCACAATAGAAGTGCAACAATTTATATACAAACACCCTATTTCATAAAAaagttaatttattataatacaaTCATCAAAATAGTAAGAACCAAGACACAATAATTTGTTATCTATACATATTAATAAGTGACTTATTTCAAATACACTATTATAAAGTTTAGGCGAATTacttcatatattattttttttactttttttttttaaaaaatttacgatttgagtttttaaagtgattgcagcgctagttgcaataggagtttttgtacaatttttttgttacaatttaggttgcagcgctaattGAAATAGAggtttctatgtaaaattctgtaaaaatgcaaaaaaaaaattattttaaagtataaaaatgaaaaagtctCTAAAGTTTAATTGGTGAAACTAATAATCACATTTTGTTGGATTTATAAGTAGCATGTGTGAGTTTTATATTGTATAATATgtgttttatatgtattgtgCCTAGAGTtgtctatttttatatatatatatatatatatatatatatatatatcacatttTTTCATATACCCAATTAAACACTAAGTGTGCAAATATTTGCAGGTTGATTGGAATGATATTAATCATACTTGGATTGTATTCATTCTTGTGgggaaaaaagaaagagaacaaAAGCTTAGTTCATGATGAGAACTTAGAAGGAGAAGAAATGAGTACTACTCATCAAATTCAAACATTGCCAACAACTTCACCACCAATTACTACTCCAAAACAgtgatataaataaaattaacataaaactaaaatatttctatgTAGTTAAGCTAAACTTGTTAGTGTTTTCAGTTTGTCTTTAGAATTGTAAAGAgaaatgtaatttaattttggattttatacattttaatatACACAATCTTATACATTATTATCATCTATTGAGTAATTTGcgacataaatatttaagtttaactctagttgaaaatacctaagtttaatttttggcagtaataatacttaaattatatttctggaACTTCTATAAGTACctggttattaattattaagtaaattaTCACGTGGCAATCTCTGATTAGTCCACAtcattatatttctttttttgaaattaaatataccaataagaaaatgacacgtggataattatttaacaattaaGATTAAGTACCTATGaagttccaaaaatataacttaggtatttatttgcaactgaaagttaaacttaagtatttatgccgcaaattactcttatctattatactcaaaaataaaagtagttaTTAATTGATGGTAAAGTTCAGGTTTCAAACTGAGAAatgcatcaatgatattgaaTCATCAATGGTATTTATGTGTTATTTTTCACTAATTAAGCTCATGATTGGCACTAGAATTGGCTGCTTCTTCTTTCACCCTTtgcatctcttttctttttccccACAGAAAAGAGTACAATCCAAAAATTATAAGTACAACACCTATTAACCTGCAACATtcacattattaaaattaaagcttaattatgtatataattattactaggtgttttttctttaataagttatattattatatacttACGTTCCAACAGTGATGGGTTCACCAAGTGTGAGAGCTTCTAAAAATGCCACAAAAATAAGAGCAAGAGGATTGAACATTGGTGGATATGTTGGGCCTTGAACTGATATGGCCCATGAAAGTAAGCACAAATTCACTGCTGTTGCTAATATTccctattaattaattaataaaaaacattaattaatataataataaacacaTTATTAATTGATTACATTATTAAAAGAG is part of the Cannabis sativa cultivar Pink pepper isolate KNU-18-1 chromosome 5, ASM2916894v1, whole genome shotgun sequence genome and encodes:
- the LOC133037726 gene encoding replication protein A 70 kDa DNA-binding subunit B-like; the encoded protein is MPTLHQSVDDITPTTVGWKIKMTVLQKFPPRTSMSSPVRYQKLYLSDPKGTKVDAVIFAEDIEALEDTLHELHTYHISDARVNRTPARYLKNGTNYNFSWTLNSKTQVVEVQDEDKQISKPVHEFVSFKNLSSDKYSNTPQDIIGVAVKINPTKVVNTVYGQRTIQEIYLIDDSCSFHPICLTLWGALVQDISEKLSEVTGNNPIIMGTKMIVQTKRGLSLSSRESSTIEINPDNYEATTLHQWAENNKADINNITIQAPTFQYSPNSSAAKREYVKNNEVTDLVKQLKPTQKAYYWIEAEIILKNINQDFYYMSCDFCNKKLMFYNDNEETDCENPKCGKRCLPTPRARTYVQLDDGTELLDAVMFGDVAENIFSCTAVQLRSYSDEKHKLFVQKTTKQLSAKKWRIQLYVDANRTMTSKYNQFTIQAVEPMED